GTAAAGATGAGTCTTGATCTCCTAAACTGGAGATTGCAAAAACGATGAGTCAGATGCCCCTCTGACCATAGTCACCTAATTCGCTAGAAAAGTGGCGAATTTCGTATTGGTACGTTTCGTACCGTACGGAATTCGTTTTCTTAAAATACGGTTCGAATTCGCGAATTCACTCCCTGAATTCAGCGTTTCATTCCATTCAATTCTGTGAATTTCCTGCACCAATTCACTGAATTCCGTTTGCAATAATAGCGAATTTTAAGGGTCAATACGTATTAGGGTTGGATACGGCGCCAGTACCATAGTCACCTAATTCGCTCAATTCAGTGCATCATGTTCATCAATTCAGCGAATGGTGATGAAGATGAAAAAATTAAACCTTACCTGTGATAATGATGAACCCTAGTGAAAATGGAGAAGAAGATGGAGTTGGAGGCTGTACGCTGCGTTTCTTTCATCTCTTTTAacctaaaacctcttttatttaCATATTTCATCCTTTATGTTTATGTTATTATAAATATTAACCTAAAGCTTTTTTTATTAAGTTACATATTTCATCCTCAAATCTCTATATTTTTACCTTTTCGACTTTAACCTAAAACTTTTTAAGTTGTTTACTTATTTGGATTTATAAAATTagtaatttttgttttaatttgtgtATACCGAACGGAACGGAATGGTACACCGAACCGAATCATACCGGACCGTACCGAAATGAACCTACCCCCTTCCGAACCGAATTCGTCCCAACTAGCGAATTGCGAACCCGAACCGCGTACCCGAACCGGAGCGAACCGCGAATTAGGTGACTATGCCTCTGACAAGTATCTTATCTTAAGCCATTTAGCAAGGGTAACATatctttattttataatatttagTTTGAATTTTTATATTTCATCACCTAACTAAGTTTCTGGAAATGAAACCAATGATGGATTTGAGTATGAAGCTGCAACAATTTTTTATTTACAAATGTTGTTATTTTTTGCATGTTTCTGCTGTGAAAAAGGCACCAAGTGTAAGAAATAAGTTAAATAGAAGGGATTTAGCACTGCTATAACTAGATAGGCACCAAGGAATGTATTTGGAAGCTACACTTTTGTTCTTTCAATATATGGAATAAAgtatttttgtaacatttttgtttacatgattacatttaataataatattttattttagtatttacATGTTACACGTATTAATTTATTGTTTTATCTTTGAAACACCTTTTGTCCAACGTGTTAATGCACGACTACAAAATTGCATTATTCTTCTTAACCATCTTATTTGGTTATTTCTGAAGTCAGAACGCAGACGTGGCAAGGTCTCCGATGGCGATTTGATTTATTTAACTATCAAATATTAGGTAAGATTGGGCCATATGGTGAAGTTGGGGATTTAATAACCTATTTCTTAGTTGAGGCATAATGAAAGTCGACTTGAGAAATAGATAATATCGACTTTGTTTATGTTGAGTCAAGCAAAACTGTTTAGACTTTTAAGTTATTGAAAATTTTGCTTTGTTTTATAATTCATACATCTAACCTTAACCTATTTGAACCGTCAATTCCCTTTTGTTACATTTATAGTACGATGTTTCGTTTTATTTTAATCTTTAAGTTCATATTGCCATAATAAGTTTATGCGTACAGTAAACGATAAGTAACATAAAACTTTTTTACCAAAAGTACAAACATATTATTTTTCAACCCCACAAAATTcgcgggtattagcactagtattaaataaaaaaaatgaggATAACATGTGGTGGAAAGTGGCTGTTAAAGCCAAGccaacgattttttttttttttttttttttttggaaatgaGTACAAGAACTAAAAAGCATTAATATATTAATTGGTTGGTTGTCCATGTTGTTCACTTGCGAagacaactttttttttttttgaaatatattaGGAATTACAACAAGTGATGAATTAGTGATATCTCTAAATAGACCGGATTTTGTTATCAAAATAATTAGGTTGGGTCTTGAAACTTAAGAAATAATTAGGACGTCTAATGGGTAGAAATTTAATAAAACCCATACGTGCGTGGTTTAGTGTTTGCAAACCGTTAATCTTTATAAAAATATAGGCACACGTAAAAATATAAAGGTTAAACCAGATCATAATTAAAtgtatattataatattttatgcATGAAAATAAATATCTCAAACATTCTCTAGTCATCCGATTAATCATCATCTACGTTCATGCGTGTTGGGTTAACTCGTATAGGACCCGGTAATTTCTAATAATCACCGATGCAAGATGTGACTTCAATGGACTTTGCTATTCATATGACGACCAAATTAATAAAATTGAAGTCTAAAACTTAAGATCACGATGCGTGCGAGTTTCTGGCATGTGAGGATGTTAGCCTAATTTTCCGGTTGTCACATCAGTCTAACTTCTTTGCATTAACACGCCGGAACTTAGGCGTTGGTGTGACATTGGTGCTATTTGGCACGATTTTACGCCCCCGTCGCAACACGAGGGTCTTGCTTAAATACTAGTTAGACCATAGGGTATGGTGAGGTCAGTCCCCAAAGAGACCacccgccacgtaggcgccacctCACCAATGGTGGAGGACCATCCCCTTGGGGATTACCCAAGGGTGTGGAAGACTACCCAACCCTACAATAAAAatcaatataatataatatataataaagggagagagagagagaagtcagAGGGGCCCCACCACATTGGCTCGTCTCCAACGTCTTGGAGAGGCCGGCAGCGACGCGACGGAGCAACCGGGGGCGGTGTGCGACGACCCGGGACGGAGGCGACGGGGGGAGACGAGGCCCATACCGGGCGGtcttatatataaaatatactagGATTGACTGTTTTTTCTCCACTAGTTTTCCCATCAAGGTAAAGATACCAATTTCATTTGCTATTCCCACCAATCAACTATGGCGAATTAGTCAATGATTTGTCTTTTTACCCTTAAACAGCCACACCATAATATTTGTATAGGTTCCCTGTAGGTCttgtaattcataatatttgtattatttttaatttttataatttatatttgtattatttacaaataatattgtttttttataaataaacatggaaataccccaaaatacacacaattaatttttttttataaataaacaaaggaatacacaaaaaaaaaatacaaagatggagctttatatacgctgcgtatagatccctacgcagcgtatgagacaaaaatgacacaactacccttgtatttggcttcgtatagcctcaacacaagggtataaaggacattttcagacctttatatacgttgcgtataggtctatacgcagcgtatataaaccttgtGAAAAACTGATGCTTCTAACCCACCAAAATGACCCCCAAAAGTTCAGATGGTTTATATACACTGCGTGAGCAAGGAATTTACGAGTTCCATCTTCACCGATTCTTCTTGTTTACTATTTTTCTTGTTTAATTCAATGAATTCAGATTTTGAACTTTGtgcttttatttttaaaaccatGATACTCGGCTAAATACTTTCTACTACCTAGGCATGATGATTGTTTAaacaaagtttggatttttattcgaTTTTAATGTGATTATGGATTTTCTTGAATTGTAAACGATTATGGAATTTTAACTTGGTGTATATGCATGCTTGATATTGTTTGATTACTGTTTATCGCTTCGTATAATCCTtggtgacggtctatatcacataatagggttgtgctagggttctagatttaggtgagtgtctatatcacgtaataaatCTTTAATTCTTTAAGGCGAAAATctagtaagtaaccttagaagtaatattcggtaatctcataaaatcaagtgttctactaatctTGTCGCTGTAAGGCTCGAGATTGTTAATAGGTCTTGGTTTGGTATATAGCTAGGTTTAGGTTCTGTAAGAAATCGGTCTAGTTCCCTAACCATTCTCTTGCCTATTAAACCAAGTTTGAAACCcatagttgccttagactttcgcgCTGTAAGGTAGATTGTCACATTAAGGCACTTTTCAAGACGTTAGAGGACTGTAAGGAAGTCTAACAACCGGTATtcgtaacagcctaggtagtgccataaatttcacctcgagaagggttgaggggcttagttggtgtcttaataggtttagtatctaAAGATCTCGGTTCCATATCACATTAGTTTCGAAAAGAAATCAATTCCAAGTTAAACATgagtctagcctaggtagtcttcatcgccACTGGTTCAACTCTTCATCCAAGTTCGTGTCtagttattttattattatattttaattaaagattttagGATTGTTAGAAAACCCcccaaaacaataaaaacaagtCATTTAGTTAGagtccgtgtcagtctaagtctagatagagtctaGTTAACGTAATTAGAGAgcctcgtgggttcgatactcggacttacttaggctatactacattgaccggtacacttgccggttgtgtggtctaggttttagagagtcttagtttataaatttaaaacttagtgTGTCTAGTTTACGTTAAAATTAGTTAGTTTTAAttgaccacttttagcacatcagggaccatgtagtataacctcagagggttatactaacatataatatggtcacaaaggaaccctAACGCATAACTAAATTAAGCTAATCCGGGCcataactgaaagtcaaagcaatagtctacttttgcgactttcggttgcgaaccgatcCTAAACTCAGAactgtcgggttgaacatgcctagacatgttcaattaatatttaccaagttattaaagtgacaaaactgattttatagcttctacattatcagttatgaattttatttaaaaactgacccgtttgacttttattttaattactttgacccgacaattaactaagtaaacgtgataattaggaggtgcccttttgagggtttaacacctacctaattacgatcacgtagccatgttcgttgcgaacaatggcttgacCGTTTATGGCCtagctaaaagtcaaagcgtttatcgcaaacgcttgacttttcggctttttAAGCCAAATAAAATACACTAgtcacgaaaggacacttacaaatgATCCTATCGACTGAAGAAAACTCCATGGAGGTTCCCAATTGCTTAGGACCCTCAAATATTGAGAAGTATAGCAGATTGGAATTGAAAGTGCAAATGATAATGTGAAAGTGGaagcctatttatagttttcaaGCCCCCACATGATCTTGCCAAGTGTAATTGGGATTTGGGATGCAATGAGATGATAACatgtgtaatatatttttatgtatatttttagccctttttacactttagtcaagttttaaatttgtaaagcacgatattttactaacaccaaacacacatatgggcaagtgcacccatcgtgagcgtagtatagcgttggtaagataccgaggtcatccaaggacacaagagcttttaataccggtttatcctcaacgtctaatcaaatcaaaagtttagaaaaaggttttaaactagaaaataaaaactaaaaattagaATACTCTGATTttgataccgaggtcatccaaggacacaagagctttttgATTGGTGATTGGTAATGCACTATTGATTTTGATTTGAATACTCTGTTTACAGAATCCGCCGGAGTAGGTTTCTCTGTCTGAATAACATACCTTGGATTAGCTGATTAACAGATCTCAAGGAGTTGTTCAAAGGGATACCATAAAATAAAGGTCTTTTAAGTTTTTCAATCCAATTCTCTTTTTTAACATATTTAGCCAGATCCTTTTCCTTTTCTGTAGAATGGATTTACTTGATTATTCGTTAGATCAAAAATGGAATTTTAATTATTAAGTAAAGACTTTCATGGATAAAATGTGTGGCTGCGAATAGTTGTGGATTACTTTTCCTTTGGAATAAGATTAAAAGGTTAAACATGGCATCTTAATGGAACCCCAATGGTTTAGCAGGACGTCTAGAAAAAGTTACGAAAAAATTAGAAGATTACATATTATTGTAATTAATAATTTGACTTTTACAAACTAAACcaaatggtaaaaaaaaaaaaaaaatagtgtgaTAAAAATCTCTGTGTTTGattaaaatatagaaaaaaactTGAGTTTGGCATAACAATGGCACTTCAGTTGCAAGAAGCTTGAAGAGATATTAGCACAACTGATTCACTAGTGGTGAGAATTCGAAGTCTAATCATCTAAACCCCACCAGTTTTCCCATCAAGGTAAAGATACCAATTTCATTTGCTAATCAACTATGGCGAATTACTCAATGATTTGTTTTTTTACCCTTAAACAGCCACACCATTTTACATTTCTTGTTAACTcagttttttctttgtttttgtttgcatCTTCCTAAATAACATCGGCCCCTTAATAATATTTATACAAACCTTCAATGCTGATCTTGAAACTGTCATGGATTCCTCCTCAACACCTCACCTTCCACGGTCAGTTTTTACCTTTTTAGCATTCAACTTATGTTGTATGTTTTATTTGTGAAAATTTGATCCGGGTATTTGTAATGAAGATTGTTTTAAAAGGTAATAGTTTTAAGGGTTTGGATATTCTAAAAACGCCCAAAACGTTAGGAACGATTTTGGTGCTGATATGTTACAGACATTTTAAACTAGAAAGCAATGCGACATTTAGAATAAAATCCGGTTTTTTAACAGATGAGAGAAAACAACCATGCATGGTGAAGTTGTAATTTGCTGAAAACTAAGTAGTATCAGCAGCCGCCAAACGCTTGAAATCCACGCGAAAGTAGGAACACATTTTAGAATAGAATGATATCTGATACTCATTCCATCGAGTAAGCGTGGTCTGAGGAGGTAACCGCGGTGAGCAGATAACAAAACTTAAGATCTTGTAAATCTCAAATATCGAGAGTACAAAAGCCTCATCGTTGCTGCTAAGCTTCGTCTTGTGCTTAAACACAGGATTCTGCAGCCAAACCAAATAATAACAATTTATTTATTAAGCTTTAACTTGTTGGTTGATGATGATGACAATTATATTGTCCTTACACGCTTGTTCGATGGGATCTTGTCAACCCACTCAAAATATGGTATTGCCAGTAGTGAGATCTTGTCAACGCACTTATTACTGTTGTCACCAAAAACACAATATTATTAGTCAATAGAAAACTaacattaacattaacattaacaATGACAATactagtagtagtagtagtagtagtaggaGTACCTGCGAGTCATCAAAACCACATCGTCCTTGGAAGCAGCCTCTAGATGCAGATAATCGATGCCAAAACAGGAACATAGTTTACAGTAGAATGACATCATACCCTCATCCCATTGCATAAATTTCTTTGGAGTAGGCGTTATCCGTGAGTAAATAGTTCTCATAAGCTCAAAAACCGTGCTGATAGATAGTCGTGCGTCATCATCAAACTCATTAACATACGGATATGTGAGATAGGTATAGCCTGAAATATCGTATTTAGGCAGAGAGGTGTCGTAGTCCGCAATAAGGGATGCTGCATTCTCCTTGTCGCTGCAAAACATCGAATGACAACAAgaataaagagtaaaatgccaaaatggtaCCCGAGTTTAggccattgttgacactttggtccaaagtatattattttaattaatcgAGGAGTTAACAGAAAATTCCAActttaataataacaataacaatactAATAATAAAGAATGatgaattctttttttttttttttgaacggccaacaaactcaagccctccaccacttgatctagagatcattggcaagAATGATGAATTCTACTACATTAGATAAAAACTTACTATTTCCAGCCAACTGGCAGATGAGAATAGAAGAAGTCACAAAAGAAACTAATTTTTTTGTCAACTAGGGCTGAATCTAAACCCCTCTGCATAAGATGGACTGATTCCTTAATCAACAAGTATAGATGATATGGAATACGACGAGGTTCAGTCCCAGGAGCATAAAACCCGATTTTGAATGGTTTGGTAAACCTTCTCCGCCGGCAAATCAATTCCCTATTCTTTGGCTAAACAGAGAACTCGATTAAAACAACAATAATAgacgaaatatatatatatatatatatatagtgttcgATCTTACCTCGTACGTTCTTTCCGCACGGCTCATCTTACTGTTTGTTCAACAAAAACAAAATCATGAGAAAACAATCAAAAACATACATGCATGTGATTCAATTCAGCTTACCGTTTCTTCTTACGATTGCGATTGCGATTGGTATTGGGATTGGTATTGCGACTGCCCATGATGCGATGCGAAACCCTAAGAACCGATCTGTTTTCagatattttgatttttttttgttttagggTTTCTTCTGATAACCTCCTTAAAAAGAGAAGATGATAATTGGGCTGGGTTGGGTTTGACTCAAAACTGCATGCATATACTTTCCaagaaatgtgtttttttttcttttttttatatctATTAATTAGAGAATGGATATCGTACAATATAATAGAGTTGAATATGGCAACTTTTATTGAATAAACGCTAAAAATGTATAAGCTATAAATGCTAACAATATATTGTTCATAAAACTCATAAGATACTTTATGGTCATTTATGACCGTAATTGCACAAGTCCAAACTATTTGGAAAacatatgtaattttttttttaacggctgaCAGAAAATTTTTTATTCATTATAGCAAGATGTTACCATCAAAAAATTACAACCAAATTTACATATACACCAAGGACATAAAACGTTACACCATCTTAAACTAAATCACTCTTTTTTAACCAAAACATTTAAAACGACACCAATCATACCATGACAACTGCGCCTCCTTTGATCTGTTTTTTACCCATAAGTACGCCATTGCTTTAATTTCCTCCAAGACCTTAACGGTATTCGGGGAAAACATATGTAATATTTCTGTAAATGGACACACAACAAATATTAAAAGATTCTACAATCTAAAAAGACCCTTATTAACTACTTTTGGTACCTCTAATGACAACAAACGTAAATGGGagggaacttcaagcaagggttcaacttctgtgcaatctcagtctcagcagagaaagactgatgactacaagagccccagtcagcaatcgtctggtggtcaaagtcatggtgggtacaaggggaatcaccccaagtgcaatcgctgccacctacaccacagtgggccatgcaccaggggtaactgtcatcggtgcaacaagcctggtcacgctgcaaaggattgcaggagcttataccccgccaatcagaatcgtcagcaaggTCAACAGAATCAGcgacagcaacagggtaacaacaaagggtgctttcagtgtggagctgaaggccacttcaagaaagattgtccccaactgaaccagaaccagaacaacaacaacaacaacaacaatcaggggaatggtaacaatgggaacaacaacaacaacaacaatggcgcCAGGGGGcgggtgttcgtgattggccaaggtgaagcgaggaacgaccccaacgtggtgacgggtaagttccttctcgacgacttttatgttacagttttatttgattcgggcgccgatactagctatgtgtcactagaagttagtcaaatgcttacgcgtattccaac
The sequence above is drawn from the Helianthus annuus cultivar XRQ/B chromosome 12, HanXRQr2.0-SUNRISE, whole genome shotgun sequence genome and encodes:
- the LOC110896042 gene encoding uncharacterized protein LOC110896042, with product MGSRNTNPNTNRNRNRKKKRKMSRAERTYEPKNRELICRRRRFTKPFKIGFYAPGTEPRRIPYHLYLLIKESVHLMQRGLDSALVDKKISFFCDFFYSHLPVGWKYDKENAASLIADYDTSLPKYDISGYTYLTYPYVNEFDDDARLSISTVFELMRTIYSRITPTPKKFMQWDEGMMSFYCKLCSCFGIDYLHLEAASKDDVVLMTRSNKCVDKISLLAIPYFEWVDKIPSNKRNPVFKHKTKLSSNDEAFVLSIFEIYKILSFVICSPRLPPQTTLTRWNEYQISFYSKMCSYFRVDFKRLAAADTT